One genomic window of Desulfovibrio subterraneus includes the following:
- a CDS encoding polysaccharide pyruvyl transferase family protein: MTTGILTFHDGINYGAFCQVYSLYSYLRSQGLDVQVLNYKNPGFEERERQCFILPGNAELTARNMRKMALFEEAHSLLNMTPRLRSQEDLARHAFDAVVVGSDEVWNFSTELIGFDPVYFSHGVQAERLVSYAPSFGTVNAGDAIPDAVCEGIRRFSSISVRDANASRVVQGITGTAAPIVLDPTFLTDLSAQAVLPEEKDYILVYGFFTPPMVESIRAYARKTGKKTVALGYYREWCDVNRDIITPFEWLGYFMQSDCVVTTMFHGMIYSILNRKPFCMFMTDYRRNKVGTLLDDAGLAHAIAGEHDDPAAVLSGHFDYAAAYASIDAKRAFSRQYLAQALGLPL, encoded by the coding sequence ATGACCACGGGTATTCTGACGTTCCACGACGGTATTAATTACGGTGCCTTCTGTCAGGTGTATTCGCTTTATTCCTATCTGCGGTCGCAGGGGCTTGATGTGCAGGTGCTCAACTACAAGAATCCCGGATTCGAGGAACGCGAGCGCCAGTGCTTCATACTGCCCGGCAATGCCGAACTCACTGCCCGCAATATGCGCAAGATGGCCCTTTTTGAAGAGGCGCATTCCCTGCTGAACATGACACCGCGCCTGCGCTCGCAGGAAGACCTTGCCCGCCATGCCTTTGATGCGGTGGTGGTGGGTAGCGATGAGGTCTGGAATTTTTCCACGGAGCTTATCGGGTTTGACCCTGTCTATTTTTCGCACGGCGTGCAGGCAGAAAGGCTTGTTTCCTACGCCCCCAGCTTCGGCACGGTGAACGCGGGTGATGCCATTCCCGATGCAGTCTGTGAAGGAATCAGGCGTTTTTCGTCCATCTCGGTGCGGGATGCCAATGCCTCGCGCGTGGTGCAGGGCATTACCGGCACGGCGGCTCCCATTGTGCTTGATCCCACCTTTCTCACCGACCTTTCCGCACAGGCAGTGCTGCCGGAGGAAAAGGACTACATTCTCGTGTACGGGTTCTTCACGCCGCCCATGGTCGAGAGCATCCGCGCCTATGCCCGCAAGACAGGCAAGAAGACCGTCGCGCTGGGCTATTACCGCGAGTGGTGCGATGTGAACCGCGACATCATTACGCCTTTCGAGTGGCTGGGGTATTTCATGCAGAGCGACTGCGTGGTCACCACCATGTTCCACGGCATGATCTACTCCATTCTGAACCGCAAGCCCTTCTGCATGTTCATGACGGATTACCGGCGCAACAAGGTGGGTACGCTGCTGGATGATGCGGGCCTTGCCCATGCCATAGCCGGTGAGCACGATGACCCTGCTGCCGTGCTGAGCGGGCACTTCGACTATGCCGCAGCGTATGCGAGCATAGACGCCAAGCGGGCGTTTTCCCGACAATATCTTGCGCAGGCTCTCGGGCTGCCGTTGTAA
- a CDS encoding glycosyltransferase codes for MTERPLTISVITPCLNAGQYLEKSLRSALEQQGNFRIQSVLRDAGSTDGTPEILARLQQEVAAGTLGGGCLGIDLDWVSEPDKGQSDALNKTLGRTTGDVVVWLNADDWFAPGAFACALGRFSQSSSTDVVLGNCLQMVSDDTPLAGAPQRSFVNAPEKVSPFTGGVEWLLVTPEVFFRRSAIERFRFDLDLDYFMDVDLWHHLILSGCRWEKVEETLAFFRWHDDCKTLRAWRRFLPRLLVENQILFSRYRDSMNTAEAEKGFAKLMLHFVRNWDKAGTLEQNHAAVQEQAAQCTALSPDDRAAFLTRYGAVYEEFTATAGA; via the coding sequence ATGACCGAACGTCCGTTGACAATCTCCGTAATCACGCCCTGCCTCAATGCAGGCCAGTATCTGGAAAAATCACTGCGCAGCGCTCTTGAACAGCAGGGCAACTTCCGCATTCAGTCCGTGCTCAGGGATGCCGGTTCCACTGACGGCACGCCGGAGATTCTGGCACGCCTGCAGCAGGAAGTGGCGGCAGGCACGCTGGGCGGTGGCTGCCTCGGTATTGACCTCGACTGGGTGAGCGAGCCGGACAAGGGGCAGTCCGACGCCCTGAACAAGACGCTGGGCCGCACCACGGGTGATGTGGTGGTCTGGCTCAACGCTGACGACTGGTTTGCACCGGGGGCCTTTGCCTGTGCGCTGGGGCGTTTTTCGCAGAGCAGTTCAACGGATGTCGTGCTCGGCAACTGCCTGCAGATGGTATCGGACGATACCCCGCTTGCCGGAGCGCCGCAGCGTTCATTCGTTAACGCGCCCGAAAAGGTATCCCCGTTCACGGGAGGCGTGGAATGGCTGCTGGTCACTCCGGAGGTTTTTTTCCGGCGCAGCGCCATAGAGCGTTTCCGTTTTGACCTTGATCTTGATTACTTCATGGATGTGGATCTCTGGCACCATCTTATCCTGTCCGGCTGCCGGTGGGAAAAGGTGGAAGAAACACTGGCCTTCTTCCGCTGGCATGATGACTGTAAGACGCTGCGGGCATGGCGCAGGTTTCTGCCCCGCCTGCTGGTGGAAAACCAGATTCTGTTCAGCCGCTACCGCGACAGCATGAACACCGCAGAGGCGGAAAAGGGATTTGCCAAACTCATGCTGCATTTCGTGCGTAACTGGGACAAGGCCGGAACGCTGGAACAGAACCATGCTGCCGTGCAGGAACAGGCCGCACAGTGTACGGCTCTGAGCCCCGATGACAGGGCGGCGTTTCTGACGCGTTATGGTGCCGTGTACGAAGAATTCACAGCCACGGCAGGTGCGTAA
- a CDS encoding radical SAM protein: MSDISDTTKGTRPDAANGTTPATTNGMVTAMTPDRAMVNVTGRCNSRCSYCMAWREDRTAGEPTLEELLHIVEHAAKLGCKAVGFSGGEPLLRGDLEDIIRHVKSLGMYPALVTNGVLLTEKRVRSLAAAGIGSLSMSLDTLDADLYQAIRGIPLKQPMEHLLAAAALKLMPMGISVTVSARNVHSLDSLVEFAGMHGLLVSFQLYADDVHLANADASQMPEWQSLEAAAERLITLKEQGAPVTNSPEYLRSMAAFVREGAWLGLGRCLGPQREICIDEALNLVTCWGMDRKIGSLRDADLTTLWRSEEFAKARRELAGCRRCLLSCHFENSLRLLAMEEAATAGDKA; the protein is encoded by the coding sequence ATGAGCGATATTTCCGATACGACAAAGGGCACGAGGCCCGATGCGGCCAACGGCACGACGCCCGCTACGACAAATGGCATGGTAACTGCCATGACACCAGACAGAGCCATGGTGAACGTGACAGGGCGGTGCAATTCGCGCTGTTCCTATTGCATGGCGTGGCGTGAAGACAGAACGGCAGGCGAACCCACCCTTGAGGAACTGCTGCATATTGTGGAACACGCGGCAAAGCTGGGATGCAAGGCGGTGGGCTTTTCCGGTGGCGAGCCGCTGCTGCGCGGCGACCTTGAGGATATTATCCGCCATGTGAAAAGCCTTGGCATGTATCCTGCGCTGGTTACCAACGGTGTGCTGCTGACGGAAAAGCGCGTGCGCAGCCTTGCGGCAGCGGGTATAGGCAGCCTGAGCATGTCGCTTGATACGCTGGATGCCGACCTGTATCAGGCCATACGGGGCATTCCGCTGAAGCAGCCCATGGAGCATCTGCTGGCTGCGGCGGCGCTTAAGCTCATGCCCATGGGCATCTCTGTCACCGTATCCGCCCGCAACGTGCATTCGCTGGATTCGCTTGTGGAGTTCGCCGGTATGCACGGCCTGCTGGTATCTTTCCAGCTGTATGCGGACGATGTGCATCTGGCCAATGCCGACGCATCGCAGATGCCGGAATGGCAGTCTCTGGAAGCGGCGGCAGAACGGCTGATAACGCTGAAGGAACAGGGCGCTCCGGTGACCAATTCGCCGGAATACCTGCGCAGCATGGCCGCTTTTGTGCGCGAAGGCGCGTGGCTGGGGCTTGGGCGGTGCCTTGGTCCGCAGCGTGAAATCTGCATTGACGAGGCGCTGAATCTTGTGACCTGCTGGGGAATGGACAGAAAAATAGGCTCGTTGCGTGATGCCGACCTGACCACCCTGTGGCGTTCCGAAGAATTTGCCAAGGCGCGCAGGGAGCTTGCCGGATGCAGGCGCTGCCTGCTTTCCTGCCATTTCGAAAATTCGCTGCGTCTGCTTGCGATGGAAGAAGCAGCAACGGCAGGAGACAAAGCATGA
- a CDS encoding radical SAM/SPASM domain-containing protein produces the protein MSSQLKRELKWPEQATLAIEVCGVCNLRCPMCSYPRLKRKKGMMDFGLFTRIAEDAADNGHGIVSLHFFGEPLLWPHIVDGVALLSKFGMHPRLSTNGMLLTGDMARRLQDAGMKEIMVTIDTLRPEAYNIIRAGGDFETVRRNIHDAIAAAPDLLIRPQMMPTKHNEGETEEDFYNEFGRHRNFQVQPWFIHRMIEADNLTKDLFHKPGDVDKRLCDKPFERVDVLWDGTTVLCCLDAEGELVTGDLKKNSISYSWEGPKAMRLRRKILAGEWHDLPACRACMADHVVTDIAPTCWKKSDTLPPLPESYQRVYDRILELGEYDDEKGSWTNGGMKGC, from the coding sequence ATGAGTAGCCAGTTGAAGAGAGAATTGAAATGGCCGGAACAGGCCACTCTGGCCATTGAGGTGTGCGGCGTATGCAATCTGCGTTGTCCCATGTGCTCCTATCCGCGTCTGAAGCGCAAGAAGGGCATGATGGATTTCGGGTTATTCACCAGAATAGCCGAGGATGCTGCGGATAACGGCCACGGAATCGTGTCTCTGCATTTCTTTGGTGAGCCGTTGCTCTGGCCGCATATTGTGGACGGGGTGGCGCTTCTCTCCAAGTTTGGCATGCACCCCAGACTGAGTACCAACGGAATGCTGCTTACGGGAGACATGGCCCGTCGTCTGCAGGATGCGGGCATGAAGGAGATCATGGTCACCATCGATACTCTGCGGCCCGAAGCGTACAATATTATCCGTGCGGGTGGAGACTTTGAAACCGTCAGAAGAAACATCCACGATGCCATAGCTGCCGCGCCGGATTTGCTTATCCGTCCCCAGATGATGCCCACAAAGCACAACGAAGGGGAAACAGAAGAGGACTTTTACAACGAGTTCGGCAGGCACAGGAACTTTCAGGTGCAGCCTTGGTTCATTCATCGAATGATCGAGGCGGACAATCTGACCAAGGATCTGTTCCACAAGCCGGGAGACGTGGACAAGCGACTCTGCGACAAGCCCTTTGAACGCGTGGATGTGCTGTGGGACGGAACCACCGTACTGTGTTGTCTTGATGCGGAGGGCGAGCTTGTAACCGGAGACCTGAAGAAGAACTCCATTTCCTACAGCTGGGAAGGCCCCAAGGCCATGCGCCTGCGCAGAAAGATACTTGCGGGCGAATGGCATGACCTGCCGGCCTGCCGCGCCTGCATGGCCGACCATGTGGTGACGGATATTGCCCCCACATGCTGGAAGAAATCAGATACGTTGCCACCCTTACCGGAGAGCTATCAGCGCGTATATGACCGTATTCTGGAGCTCGGAGAATACGATGACGAAAAGGGATCGTGGACTAACGGCGGAATGAAGGGCTGCTAG
- a CDS encoding acyltransferase encodes MPVNRSHAYAKGNIYGRPKPSFVSRLAGKLLRYIENARIAETWDAFDGRCVMGNDCFLGPNAWCTNLGRREDITLGNRVYLRGLLRCGGRGGHIEIGDEVYIGDDTIISSESRVTIGSLTLISHGVQIFDTIGHPVDPDERARDWRVVMGTDPGPRPAVSSAPIVIGPRVWVGFNSTIMRGVTVGEGAIVAAGSVVVNDVAPFTIVAGNPAKMVKAIPGRNGEEHE; translated from the coding sequence ATGCCGGTAAACAGAAGTCATGCGTATGCGAAGGGCAATATTTATGGTCGCCCCAAACCTTCTTTCGTGTCTCGCCTGGCCGGAAAGCTGCTGCGGTACATTGAGAATGCAAGGATAGCCGAAACTTGGGACGCCTTTGATGGCCGCTGTGTCATGGGGAATGATTGTTTTCTCGGGCCGAACGCATGGTGCACCAATCTTGGACGCCGCGAAGATATTACCTTGGGCAACAGGGTGTATCTGCGCGGATTGCTGCGTTGTGGCGGAAGAGGCGGACATATAGAGATCGGCGATGAAGTGTATATCGGCGATGATACGATTATCAGCTCTGAAAGCAGAGTGACTATCGGGAGCCTCACGCTTATTTCGCACGGCGTGCAAATTTTCGACACTATCGGGCATCCTGTCGATCCTGATGAGCGGGCCCGGGATTGGCGGGTGGTCATGGGAACGGATCCCGGCCCCAGACCTGCAGTTTCCTCAGCCCCCATAGTGATAGGACCGCGTGTCTGGGTCGGGTTCAATTCCACCATAATGCGCGGTGTCACCGTGGGCGAAGGCGCCATTGTTGCGGCCGGTTCCGTCGTGGTAAATGATGTGGCTCCCTTTACCATAGTGGCAGGAAATCCTGCAAAAATGGTGAAAGCCATACCTGGAAGGAATGGGGAAGAGCATGAGTAG
- a CDS encoding Coenzyme F420 hydrogenase/dehydrogenase, beta subunit C-terminal domain: MMETVYERIVMQGRCVGCGTCAGACMAATGTGALRMAWHDSGIPAPVLNADVCVQCGTCLSVCPLCEGNDDTTTVGRSLFSLSEKECAPVEDDLLGCYRSLHAGYSLVHKHRENGAGGGLTTWFLEELLAQGLVDRVACVVPAKGPDTFFRFALLDSAQAVRAASRSAYYPVHAADMLAEMAAHEARYALVGLPCVIRGFRLAAQHIPALASRLVMTVGLTCGQARSRYFAEYLCLRCGLDAGAVDRVRFRIKDAQRHQLDHRFECRSGAGKGARQGQIYQTEGMGWLWGHDCFKVAGCNFCDDITSELADVSFADAVEEPHCHGNGGANFVMVRSEAAGRLLAAGRDRGDIFLEDVTAEPVRKRMEGVELIKRHDLRHRLHLMREAGMEPPVLRQQPQRRDDAEKNEWMELRDCLRQATTSVYAAHRHAPDAGARVEEAIQDVLARRKQKDTRKA, translated from the coding sequence ATGATGGAAACGGTGTATGAGCGCATAGTCATGCAGGGGCGTTGTGTCGGGTGCGGCACCTGCGCCGGTGCCTGCATGGCTGCCACCGGAACCGGAGCGCTGCGCATGGCATGGCATGACTCCGGCATTCCCGCTCCCGTGCTGAACGCGGATGTCTGCGTGCAGTGCGGTACCTGCCTTTCCGTCTGCCCGCTCTGCGAAGGGAACGACGATACCACCACTGTGGGCCGCAGCCTTTTCTCTTTGTCAGAAAAAGAGTGCGCTCCTGTCGAGGACGACCTGCTGGGCTGCTACCGTTCGCTCCATGCCGGATATTCACTGGTTCACAAGCACAGGGAAAACGGCGCAGGCGGCGGCCTGACCACGTGGTTTCTGGAAGAATTGCTGGCACAGGGCCTTGTCGACCGTGTGGCCTGTGTGGTGCCCGCCAAGGGGCCGGACACCTTTTTCCGTTTTGCGCTGCTCGATTCGGCGCAGGCAGTGCGGGCGGCTTCGCGGTCCGCATACTATCCCGTGCACGCCGCAGACATGCTGGCGGAAATGGCTGCGCATGAGGCCCGCTACGCGCTGGTGGGGCTTCCCTGCGTCATTCGCGGGTTCCGGCTGGCCGCCCAGCACATTCCTGCACTTGCATCACGGCTTGTCATGACTGTGGGGCTCACCTGCGGTCAGGCACGCAGCCGGTATTTTGCGGAATACCTGTGTCTTCGCTGCGGGCTGGATGCCGGAGCGGTGGACAGGGTGCGCTTCCGTATCAAGGATGCGCAGCGGCATCAGCTGGATCACCGTTTCGAATGCCGTTCGGGTGCGGGCAAAGGGGCGCGGCAGGGCCAGATTTATCAGACGGAAGGCATGGGCTGGTTGTGGGGGCATGATTGCTTCAAGGTGGCAGGATGTAATTTCTGCGACGACATTACCTCGGAACTGGCCGACGTGAGCTTTGCGGATGCGGTGGAAGAACCCCATTGCCACGGCAACGGCGGAGCGAATTTCGTGATGGTGCGGTCTGAGGCGGCAGGGCGGTTGCTGGCTGCGGGCCGTGATCGCGGCGATATTTTTCTTGAGGATGTGACGGCGGAGCCCGTGCGTAAACGCATGGAAGGGGTTGAGCTCATCAAGCGGCACGACCTGCGGCACAGGCTGCACCTCATGCGTGAGGCGGGCATGGAACCGCCAGTGCTGCGCCAGCAGCCGCAGCGGCGGGACGATGCTGAAAAGAACGAGTGGATGGAGCTGCGCGACTGTCTGCGGCAGGCCACCACCTCAGTCTATGCCGCCCACAGGCATGCTCCCGATGCAGGCGCGCGTGTAGAAGAGGCCATTCAGGACGTGCTTGCACGCAGGAAACAGAAGGACACAAGGAAGGCATAA
- a CDS encoding glycosyltransferase family 4 protein, translated as MLSGKPSLLFVSQNLPKRFASSGVTRLYFFVKMLCRDFDVVVATYFMPAFDKSEDVAALEALGARVEAVPFNYPHEGSDRFSRKLPDRVQALLGNGRFDIIHLERFWMHICLEGMWDSLGIPVVLDEMDVEYKREERRFSVQGADPAARETWERERRQELETCRRASTVIAVTEADRQTLLAELPDLHIVVIPTGQDVAWLNATLPDVVPDVVSDVRPASRSVAGADRAHGVVFCGDYRHNPNVDAALYLANDIWPLVKKQVPDATLTLLGGSPPPELLALAGDDIEVPGWVDDLRPYYRREKVALAPIRFGSGIKAKIIEAAACGLPVVTTGIGAEGLTLERGTEYFVEDDVQALADKTSLLLGDAQLRATMGAKGRNRALEYDWEALYPVFSDIYLTLVADNRKNAGR; from the coding sequence ATGCTATCCGGCAAACCATCCCTTCTGTTCGTTTCGCAGAACCTGCCCAAGCGCTTTGCTTCCAGCGGCGTGACCCGCCTGTATTTCTTTGTCAAAATGCTGTGCAGGGATTTTGACGTGGTCGTTGCCACCTATTTCATGCCCGCATTCGACAAATCGGAAGATGTGGCCGCACTTGAGGCTCTTGGCGCGCGGGTGGAGGCAGTGCCTTTCAATTACCCGCACGAAGGATCGGACAGGTTCTCGCGCAAGCTGCCGGACAGGGTGCAGGCGCTGCTTGGCAACGGCCGGTTTGATATCATCCATCTGGAACGGTTCTGGATGCATATCTGCCTTGAAGGGATGTGGGATTCGCTTGGCATTCCCGTGGTGCTCGATGAGATGGATGTGGAATACAAGCGTGAGGAACGCCGTTTCTCGGTGCAGGGAGCTGATCCGGCTGCGCGGGAAACATGGGAGCGCGAACGCAGGCAGGAACTGGAAACCTGCCGCAGGGCCAGCACCGTGATTGCAGTGACGGAGGCAGACAGGCAGACCCTGCTTGCCGAGCTGCCGGACCTGCATATCGTGGTCATTCCCACGGGGCAGGATGTGGCATGGCTGAACGCGACATTACCAGACGTTGTGCCAGACGTTGTGTCGGACGTCAGGCCAGCTTCCAGATCAGTCGCCGGTGCAGACAGAGCCCACGGTGTGGTCTTCTGTGGTGATTATCGCCATAACCCCAATGTGGATGCGGCCCTGTATCTGGCAAACGACATCTGGCCTCTTGTAAAAAAGCAGGTGCCGGATGCCACGCTGACCCTGCTCGGGGGCAGCCCCCCGCCGGAGCTGCTGGCGCTGGCCGGTGACGATATAGAGGTTCCCGGCTGGGTGGATGATCTGCGCCCCTATTACCGTCGGGAGAAGGTGGCACTCGCGCCCATCCGCTTCGGTTCCGGCATCAAGGCCAAGATCATCGAGGCGGCTGCCTGCGGCCTGCCGGTTGTGACAACCGGCATAGGTGCGGAAGGGCTTACCCTTGAACGCGGAACAGAGTATTTTGTGGAAGATGATGTGCAGGCGCTGGCGGATAAGACCAGCCTGCTGCTCGGCGATGCGCAGCTGCGCGCCACCATGGGGGCCAAAGGGCGGAACAGGGCGCTGGAATATGACTGGGAGGCGCTTTATCCCGTCTTTAGTGATATTTACCTGACCTTGGTGGCTGATAACCGAAAGAACGCGGGCAGGTGA
- a CDS encoding glycosyltransferase translates to MQLVIEGFIYQVQAKGGISRIFNETLPRMCGMDNNLRVTMLTDGTSMQPLPRHPFISYQHGECDPRLRQSRSAIWHSTYFTPPREWAGPKVVSLYDMVPERFSNFFCDPWDDALRERRKNAILDADKVIAISENTRQDVLDILDVDPAKVCVVHLSYNPLFRPLASDAIAGVGGGRPFFLYVGDRNHYKNFDGLLKGFARWKQNAEADLYVVGKPLSEKETQLVASFGLQDRVQAKGMVSDEELCVYYNTAAGFVYPSYGEGFGIPLLEAMACGCPVIASDIPSSREVAGDVPYLFDPSQPDELAAIFPAILNDGRGSERTRKGLEAVTAFSWEKTAAQTLGVYRDLLADMGRYDCCAFPAGHYYSPVPDLEDIARRQDTVFTAPDADAIVDVDLRTDAQLALWDTMLEYRDEFPFAEEAGSLRYGLSNGFFGHGDAWSLYGMLRTFRPRRLVEVGSGHSSAAILDINDRFLGGSLHMTFIDPHPERLDSLLRKEDGQQAEVLRQPVQQVDMDVFRALQPGDVLFVDSSHVSKVGSDLNHLLFNVLPVLASGVIVHFHDIFYPFEYPRSWVMGGRFWNECYMLRAFLQDNGRYEIMLFNSYLAQAFTERVTRDVPIFTRRDAANPWVEGCSSVWLRKR, encoded by the coding sequence ATGCAGCTTGTCATAGAAGGATTCATCTATCAGGTGCAGGCCAAGGGCGGCATCTCGCGGATTTTCAACGAAACCCTGCCCCGCATGTGCGGGATGGACAATAATCTGCGGGTTACCATGCTGACCGACGGCACAAGCATGCAGCCGCTTCCGAGGCACCCGTTCATCTCGTACCAGCACGGGGAGTGCGATCCGCGCCTGCGTCAGTCGCGCAGCGCCATATGGCACAGCACCTATTTCACTCCGCCCCGCGAGTGGGCTGGCCCCAAAGTGGTGTCGCTCTACGACATGGTTCCCGAACGGTTCAGCAACTTCTTCTGCGACCCGTGGGATGATGCCCTGCGCGAGCGCCGCAAAAATGCCATTCTCGATGCGGACAAGGTTATAGCCATTTCGGAAAACACGCGGCAGGACGTGCTGGATATTCTGGATGTCGACCCGGCCAAAGTCTGCGTGGTGCACCTGAGCTACAACCCCCTTTTCCGTCCGCTTGCGTCTGATGCAATCGCTGGTGTTGGGGGGGGCAGGCCCTTCTTCCTGTATGTGGGCGACCGTAACCACTACAAGAATTTCGACGGTCTGCTCAAGGGCTTTGCCCGCTGGAAGCAGAATGCGGAAGCGGATCTGTATGTGGTGGGCAAGCCGCTGTCTGAAAAGGAGACGCAGCTTGTGGCCTCGTTCGGCCTGCAGGACAGAGTGCAGGCCAAGGGCATGGTTTCGGACGAGGAGTTGTGCGTCTACTACAACACCGCTGCCGGTTTTGTGTATCCGTCATACGGTGAAGGCTTCGGCATTCCTCTGTTGGAAGCCATGGCTTGCGGGTGCCCCGTGATTGCCTCGGATATTCCCTCGTCCCGCGAAGTGGCGGGCGATGTGCCATATCTATTTGATCCGTCTCAACCCGATGAACTGGCTGCCATATTCCCTGCGATACTTAATGACGGGCGCGGTTCGGAGCGAACCCGCAAAGGCCTTGAGGCAGTCACCGCGTTTTCGTGGGAAAAGACCGCAGCGCAAACGCTGGGTGTTTATCGTGATCTGCTTGCGGACATGGGCCGCTACGACTGCTGCGCGTTTCCTGCCGGTCACTACTACAGTCCGGTTCCCGACCTTGAGGACATTGCGCGGCGGCAGGACACTGTGTTCACTGCGCCTGATGCAGACGCCATCGTCGATGTAGACCTGCGCACCGACGCCCAGCTCGCCCTCTGGGATACCATGCTGGAATATCGTGACGAGTTCCCCTTCGCAGAGGAGGCGGGCAGTCTGCGCTACGGGCTTTCCAACGGCTTCTTCGGTCACGGCGACGCATGGTCGCTGTACGGCATGCTCCGCACATTCCGCCCGCGCCGGCTTGTCGAGGTGGGGTCGGGCCATTCTTCAGCCGCCATTCTGGACATTAACGACAGGTTCCTCGGCGGCAGCCTGCACATGACCTTTATTGACCCGCATCCCGAGCGGCTCGATTCCCTGCTGCGGAAGGAAGACGGACAGCAGGCCGAGGTGCTGCGCCAGCCCGTGCAGCAGGTGGATATGGATGTGTTCCGCGCACTGCAGCCGGGAGACGTGCTATTTGTGGATTCCAGCCACGTCAGCAAGGTGGGGAGCGATCTGAACCATCTGCTCTTCAATGTCCTGCCCGTGCTGGCCTCCGGTGTGATCGTGCATTTTCACGACATCTTTTATCCCTTCGAATATCCCCGTTCATGGGTCATGGGCGGCAGGTTCTGGAACGAGTGCTATATGCTGCGGGCCTTCCTGCAGGATAACGGGCGGTATGAAATCATGTTGTTCAACAGCTACCTCGCGCAGGCGTTCACGGAACGGGTCACGCGCGATGTACCCATATTCACGCGGCGTGATGCCGCGAATCCGTGGGTAGAGGGATGCAGCAGCGTATGGTTGAGAAAGCGATGA
- a CDS encoding methyltransferase domain-containing protein has translation MLEPQILIPERRAEEIALYEQNGRRPWSRGYLASRFAFVEQSLADADTMKLFEKEAPLPAGFGHGYDERVVEYPWVLSRLSHGQGRLLDAGSCFNYPEIIGRPEIEGKDFTIFTLAPEDNCFWDKKISYHYGDLRNMPFRDNWFDEVISISTLGHVGMDNRLYTKGHEEGKVGLEAEQAVGELVRILRPGGKLLVSVVYGVHQLIEWRSGSVFAEQFDAALLQDLVRAFKGCSSVKVSIYGYTQNGWNVSSLEQSAHVEYYNIHVAEGYDADNAAAARAVAFIEAVK, from the coding sequence ATGCTTGAACCTCAGATTCTGATACCGGAAAGGCGTGCCGAGGAAATTGCCCTGTATGAGCAGAACGGCAGAAGGCCGTGGTCGCGCGGCTATCTGGCAAGCCGGTTCGCCTTTGTGGAGCAATCTCTTGCCGATGCGGACACGATGAAACTGTTCGAAAAGGAAGCGCCGTTGCCCGCAGGGTTCGGGCATGGGTACGATGAACGTGTGGTGGAGTATCCATGGGTGCTGTCGCGTCTTTCTCATGGGCAGGGGCGGCTGCTGGATGCCGGGTCCTGCTTCAACTATCCCGAGATCATCGGGCGGCCTGAAATAGAGGGGAAGGATTTCACCATCTTCACGCTCGCTCCCGAGGACAATTGCTTCTGGGACAAGAAGATTTCCTACCATTACGGCGACCTGCGCAATATGCCCTTCCGCGACAACTGGTTCGATGAGGTCATCTCCATTTCCACCCTCGGTCATGTGGGCATGGACAACCGCCTCTACACCAAGGGGCATGAGGAAGGAAAGGTCGGGCTGGAGGCGGAACAGGCCGTGGGCGAACTTGTGCGCATTCTGCGTCCCGGCGGCAAGCTGCTTGTTTCCGTGGTCTACGGCGTACATCAGCTCATCGAATGGCGCAGCGGCTCGGTGTTTGCCGAGCAGTTCGACGCAGCCCTGCTGCAGGACCTTGTGCGCGCCTTCAAGGGCTGCTCATCCGTCAAGGTGTCCATCTACGGATACACGCAGAATGGCTGGAATGTCAGCAGTCTGGAGCAGAGCGCCCATGTGGAATATTACAACATCCACGTGGCCGAAGGCTATGATGCGGATAACGCCGCAGCCGCACGGGCCGTGGCCTTTATCGAAGCGGTGAAGTAG